One window from the genome of Dyadobacter sp. CECT 9275 encodes:
- the tsaB gene encoding tRNA (adenosine(37)-N6)-threonylcarbamoyltransferase complex dimerization subunit type 1 TsaB, which yields MLILSIDTSTRGCSVALHRNAELLAGYDLYTERSSSAMLTTLAENVVKDSGFFLSDLDAIAVAKGPGSYTGLRVGVSTAKGLCYGLNKPMLAVNTLEAMYLQTKGFFPETTLFCPMIDARRMEVYAAVFDFHGNLIHPTEAIILTENSFDTELESNKVVFFGDGAAKCQPLFGNRGNAVFPSEDIKPSAKTVGILASLAFQNQQFENVASFEPYYLKDFMAPSPRKSVFSN from the coding sequence AAACGCCGAACTGCTGGCAGGGTATGACCTTTACACTGAACGTTCCTCGTCGGCCATGCTCACCACCCTGGCCGAAAACGTCGTGAAGGATAGCGGTTTCTTTCTCTCCGACCTGGACGCTATTGCAGTAGCAAAGGGCCCCGGCTCCTATACCGGATTGCGTGTGGGTGTCTCCACTGCCAAAGGACTGTGTTATGGGCTTAACAAACCCATGCTTGCGGTCAACACGTTGGAAGCAATGTATCTGCAGACCAAAGGCTTTTTTCCGGAAACCACCCTTTTCTGCCCGATGATTGATGCAAGAAGAATGGAGGTTTACGCTGCCGTTTTTGATTTTCACGGAAATTTGATCCACCCCACCGAAGCCATTATACTCACCGAAAATTCGTTCGACACCGAATTAGAAAGCAATAAGGTTGTTTTTTTTGGTGATGGAGCCGCAAAATGTCAACCGCTTTTTGGTAATCGTGGAAATGCTGTTTTTCCATCAGAGGATATTAAACCTTCTGCCAAAACTGTGGGCATACTGGCGAGCCTCGCTTTTCAAAATCAGCAGTTTGAAAACGTTGCTTCCTTTGAGCCCTATTATCTGAAAGATTTTATGGCACCCTCTCCGCGTAAAAGTGTTTTCAGTAATTGA
- a CDS encoding VWA domain-containing protein — translation MEQWFSLEWFGYSAFSSYQWAYPYFLYGIPVVPLLFWLRNALHRKQKQRLVITHHPVRGPLEWLVLLRFVQPVLVGLGIIFMLVALARPQVISERTDRYSEGIDIMLLMDISDSMTEKDLSPNRLTAAKNVARDFIKGRLQDRIGLIIFAGEAVSLCPLTTDYELLYGFLDEIEPNMIPTAGTAIGSALAVAVNRMRETKGESKVAILISDGDNTSGSLGPGTAAQLAKAFGIKIYTISVGVAKKSGNTDSTMVSNAMVDESELQKIAGIGEGKYFRATDNKALGNVFQQIDQLEKIKSKDVVSRDVKDFYRVYLYWAVLFFLLAIGTKSTFMANILED, via the coding sequence ATGGAACAATGGTTTTCGTTGGAATGGTTTGGATATAGCGCCTTCAGCTCTTATCAATGGGCATACCCTTACTTTTTGTACGGTATTCCGGTTGTTCCGCTGTTGTTCTGGCTCAGGAATGCCTTACACCGAAAGCAGAAACAACGATTGGTTATTACCCATCATCCGGTACGCGGCCCGCTGGAATGGCTTGTGTTGTTGCGGTTTGTTCAGCCTGTTTTGGTGGGTTTGGGTATTATATTCATGCTGGTGGCACTGGCCAGGCCGCAGGTAATTTCGGAAAGGACCGATCGCTACTCCGAAGGTATTGATATCATGCTGCTCATGGATATTTCCGATTCCATGACCGAGAAGGACTTGAGTCCTAACCGGCTTACAGCTGCCAAAAACGTGGCACGGGATTTCATAAAGGGCAGGTTACAGGATCGTATCGGACTGATCATTTTTGCTGGAGAAGCCGTTTCACTATGCCCTCTTACGACGGACTACGAACTCTTGTATGGTTTCCTGGACGAAATTGAACCCAATATGATCCCTACTGCCGGAACGGCAATAGGAAGCGCTCTTGCCGTAGCCGTGAACAGAATGCGGGAAACAAAAGGAGAAAGTAAGGTTGCGATCCTGATCAGTGACGGAGATAATACTTCTGGAAGCCTTGGCCCGGGCACGGCCGCACAACTTGCAAAAGCCTTTGGAATAAAAATCTATACCATATCTGTCGGTGTTGCCAAAAAGTCGGGAAATACGGATTCAACCATGGTCTCAAATGCGATGGTCGACGAGAGTGAACTGCAGAAAATTGCGGGGATAGGAGAAGGCAAATACTTCAGGGCTACGGACAATAAAGCGCTGGGTAACGTTTTTCAGCAGATTGACCAGCTGGAAAAAATAAAATCCAAAGACGTTGTTTCGCGGGATGTGAAGGATTTTTATCGGGTATACCTGTACTGGGCCGTCCTGTTTTTTTTGCTTGCCATCGGCACAAAAAGTACTTTTATGGCCAATATTCTAGAAGATTAA
- a CDS encoding DUF2480 family protein, producing METEEIVNRVANSGIVSLDLEDLYHPGERIIYDIKNNLFQGLILKEKDFRDFLKTHDWTQYQGKNIAVLCSEDAIVPTWAYMLLATHLEPYANEIVYGSLETLEAQLFSRAIRALDPQEYAGKRVVVKGCSKVEVPVSAYMEISKLLKPVVQSLMFGEPCSTVPVYKKPKA from the coding sequence ATGGAAACCGAAGAAATTGTCAACCGCGTAGCGAACAGTGGCATTGTATCACTGGACCTTGAAGACCTGTACCATCCGGGAGAAAGAATCATTTATGATATAAAAAATAATTTGTTTCAGGGTCTGATACTCAAGGAGAAAGACTTTCGCGACTTCCTCAAAACCCATGATTGGACGCAGTACCAGGGAAAAAACATTGCCGTGCTCTGCTCCGAAGATGCCATTGTACCTACCTGGGCCTACATGCTGCTGGCTACGCACTTGGAGCCTTATGCAAATGAGATCGTTTATGGTTCTCTTGAAACGCTGGAAGCACAGTTATTTTCCAGAGCGATCCGGGCTTTGGATCCGCAGGAATATGCCGGGAAAAGAGTGGTAGTGAAGGGGTGCAGCAAGGTGGAGGTACCTGTCTCGGCGTATATGGAAATCAGCAAGCTGCTGAAACCCGTTGTGCAAAGCCTGATGTTTGGTGAGCCGTGCAGCACCGTTCCCGTTTATAAAAAACCCAAAGCCTAG
- a CDS encoding ribonuclease HII, with amino-acid sequence MLKSFYNHKVMEAGLDEVGRGCLAGPVVAAAVILPRDYRHAYLTDSKQLSKMQRLELEKEIMKEAIAWAIGEVDNIEIDKVNILKASFLAMHRAVDLLHTKPEHLLVDGNRFTPYPMIPHTCIIKGDTEYLSIAAASVLAKNHRDELMNQLSAQFPHYGWHSNVGYPTIEHRRAISIYGPTSYHRMTFKLLKVPEENKD; translated from the coding sequence ATGCTTAAATCTTTTTATAATCATAAAGTAATGGAAGCCGGGCTCGACGAGGTCGGAAGGGGTTGCCTGGCGGGGCCCGTTGTTGCGGCTGCTGTTATCCTGCCGAGGGATTATAGACATGCCTACCTTACAGACAGCAAGCAGCTCTCCAAAATGCAGCGTCTTGAGCTGGAAAAGGAAATTATGAAAGAAGCCATTGCGTGGGCAATCGGCGAAGTCGATAATATTGAAATAGATAAGGTGAATATTTTAAAGGCCAGTTTTCTGGCCATGCACCGGGCGGTTGACCTGCTGCATACCAAGCCCGAACACCTACTGGTGGATGGGAACCGGTTTACGCCTTATCCTATGATTCCGCATACCTGTATCATAAAAGGGGATACAGAATATCTTTCCATTGCGGCGGCATCGGTGCTGGCAAAAAACCACCGCGACGAACTGATGAATCAGCTGTCAGCCCAGTTTCCCCATTATGGCTGGCACAGCAATGTCGGGTATCCCACAATCGAACATAGGAGGGCCATCAGTATTTACGGGCCGACTTCCTATCACCGAATGACCTTTAAGCTGCTCAAAGTGCCGGAAGAAAACAAGGACTAG